A genome region from Setaria italica strain Yugu1 chromosome III, Setaria_italica_v2.0, whole genome shotgun sequence includes the following:
- the LOC111256746 gene encoding uncharacterized protein LOC111256746, producing the protein MDGGSGLNLLYAETLDAMGINRSRLRPSKAPFHGVVPGKQATPLGQIDLPVTFGTPSNYRKEVLTFEVVGFRGTYHAILGRPCYAKFMAIPNYTYLKLKLPGPNGVITVGTTFQKAYECDVECCEYAAATTVSGDMVAQLEETIEDRSDAKQSGTLFEPTEARYS; encoded by the coding sequence atggatgggggaagcggcctcaacctcctctacgctgagaccctcgacgccatggggatcaaccgctcccgtctccgtcctagcaaggcccCCTTCCATGGTgttgtgccagggaagcaggcgacgcccctcgggcagatcgacctgcccgtcacgtttgggaccccttccaattacagaaaggaggtcctcaccttcgaggtggtgggctttcgcggaacctaccacgccatcttgggccgcccatgctacgcgaagttcatggcaatccccaactacacctacctcaagctcaagctgccgggacccaacggagtcatcaccgtcggcacgaccttccagaaggcatacgagtgcgacgtcgagtgctgcgagtacgccgcggctaCCACCGTCTCGGGCGACATGGTGGCCCAGCTTGAGGAAACCATTGAGGACCGgtccgacgccaagcagtcaggaaCCCTcttcgagcccaccgaag